A single genomic interval of Treponema primitia ZAS-1 harbors:
- a CDS encoding tetratricopeptide repeat protein, with protein MKRNAGFLFLLLIFTALAGIQRGAAQVHRSSLEQGISLYRAGQWSEAVPVLRRSQMEAANRGQLAESLYWLSLAEFSLGEYAATLRDINELQRIAPAGLRIDTVLYYKGRALYYLNRYDEALGMFRVYNDYINRSKRNTPAVVSQKSILAYWMGECLYALGQQDLAAVQFARVVNARPRSEKNEAAAYRLAIIRQNKIQGEILDMLNWSYAEYLRIVEEYQQREKAYDETINAYRKQVDGMLAQTAAKPIPAPIPEPETERARYERLLAESEAQKQALEIKLREVESTIYLDPGPDPNIQRIRELKASAEKLRSEF; from the coding sequence ATGAAACGAAACGCCGGCTTTTTGTTCCTCCTCTTGATTTTTACCGCCCTGGCGGGGATCCAGCGCGGGGCAGCCCAGGTTCACCGGTCTTCCCTGGAACAGGGGATCAGCCTCTACCGGGCGGGACAATGGTCCGAAGCGGTGCCGGTACTGCGCCGGTCCCAGATGGAAGCGGCCAATCGCGGGCAGCTCGCGGAGTCTTTGTACTGGCTGTCCCTGGCGGAATTTTCCCTGGGCGAATATGCCGCCACACTCCGGGACATAAACGAGTTGCAGCGCATTGCCCCGGCGGGGCTGCGGATAGATACTGTTTTATACTACAAGGGCCGCGCCCTCTACTATTTGAACCGCTATGATGAAGCCCTGGGTATGTTCAGGGTCTATAATGATTATATAAACCGCTCTAAGCGTAATACCCCCGCGGTGGTGTCTCAAAAATCGATACTTGCCTATTGGATGGGGGAATGCCTTTACGCCCTGGGGCAGCAGGATCTGGCGGCGGTGCAGTTTGCCCGGGTGGTCAATGCCCGTCCCCGGAGCGAAAAGAACGAGGCCGCCGCCTACCGTTTGGCTATAATCCGGCAGAACAAAATTCAGGGTGAAATCCTGGACATGCTGAACTGGAGCTACGCCGAATACCTCCGAATCGTAGAGGAATACCAGCAGCGGGAAAAGGCCTATGACGAAACCATCAACGCCTACCGGAAACAGGTTGACGGGATGCTCGCCCAAACCGCCGCTAAACCGATACCGGCGCCGATACCGGAACCGGAAACCGAAAGGGCCAGGTACGAACGGCTCCTGGCGGAGTCGGAAGCGCAGAAACAAGCCCTGGAGATCAAGCTGCGGGAAGTGGAAAGTACCATCTACCTGGACCCAGGCCCGGACCCTAATATTCAACGTATCCGCGAGTTAAAGGCCTCGGCGGAGAAGCTTCGCAGCGAATTCTGA